A portion of the Cryptomeria japonica chromosome 5, Sugi_1.0, whole genome shotgun sequence genome contains these proteins:
- the LOC131066206 gene encoding subtilisin-like protease SBT1.7: MASACVPTFVLILTSIFAISLGTPQGEGVRKAYIVHVVKSAKPSHFTSHHNWYASMLHQVSQSDPHATELLYTYDTVLHGFAAMLSSAEAEAMETMDGCLAIIPSSLHQLDTTHSPEFLGLAGPSGVWSNYSTYGEDIIVGVIDSGLWPDSESFSDTGLGPIPARWKGSCEIGQQFNSSNCNKKIIGARYYFKGYEKNYNTSIDPVSEYKSARDSGGHGTHVASIVAGAPVDVSSWFGNGKARGMAPQARLAIYKACWKKGCVDADTTAAIDQAIADGVDIISISISSQDVPFYKSTRAIAVFGAIKNGVLVSASGGNKGPLLSSLSNALPWITTVGFSTINRDFAAFVLLGNGATYRGTTTYKGADKKLHGPLSLVYASSTNSSRRCLKGSLDPKMVKGKIVLYDQLLVSKNPGESNAMEKGNEVARAGGVGMIVANEVHIVSQHRITNPNKLSSNNLLSMTLSFRDGEGIKSYINSTLNNATAAMNITGLAFVGEEVTAPMVAGFSSRGPSIAYPLILKPDMIASGVKIWAAVGDGYEFKSGTSMAAPHVSGVAALIKAVHPNWSPAAIKSALMTSSYIVDNKGQPIKDSYTMEPANPFAMGAGHIDPEAAVDPGLVYDMEARDYINFLCSLNYTKKQIALLTNKPCPDSSLEATDLNYPSFSVVFESGNQPVQVKSRTVTYVGSTLDVEYIVTVKSPSGVKISVEPQQLKFTTLNEQAKYSVKFENEGTAKDGTVGFGEITWNSITRGKQVVRSPVVVVFQSSISILSLDHATSTTSYSFGLL; encoded by the coding sequence ATGGCGAGCGCCTGTGTTCCCACTTTCGTACTCATCTTGACCTCTATTTTTGCCATTTCATTGGGTACTCCTCAAGGTGAAGGCGTACGGAAGGCATACATTGTTCACGTGGTCAAGTCCGCTAAACCCAGCCATTTTACTTCACACCACAACTGGTATGCTTCAATGCTTCACCAGGTCTCGCAATCAGATCCGCATGCAACAGAGTTGTTATATACCTATGATACTGTCTTGCATGGCTTTGCTGCGATGCTGAGCAGCGCAGAGGCTGAAGCCATGGAGACTATGGACGGGTGCTTAGCTATAATTCCGTCCTCTCTTCATCAACTAGACACCACGCACTCACCTGAGTTCCTCGGCCTTGCCGGCCCCTCTGGAGTATGGTCGAATTACTCTACTTACGGCGAAGATATCATCGTGGGCGTGATTGATTCAGGCTTATGGCCTGATAGCGAAAGCTTCAGTGATACAGGCCTTGGACCCATTCCCGCTAGATGGAAAGGCAGTTGTGAAATTGGGCAGCAGTTCAATTCCTCCAACTGCAATAAGAAGATCATTGGAGCTCGATACTACTTCAAAGGCTACGAAAAGAATTACAATACTAGCATTGATCCAGTCTCGGAATACAAATCTGCTCGGGACAGTGGTGGGCATGGGACACATGTAGCTTCAATTGTTGCGGGAGCTCCGGTGGATGTTTCCAGTTGGTTTGGTAACGGAAAGGCCAGAGGGATGGCCCCTCAAGCCAGGCTGGCCATCTACAAAGCCTGCTGGAAAAAGGGTTGCGTGGACGCGGACACAACTGCTGCGATAGATCAAGCGATTGCTGATGGTGTCGACATCATTTCAATCTCAATCAGCTCACAAGATGTGCCTTTCTACAAGAGCACAAGAGCCATTGCAGTATTCGGGGCAATAAAAAATGGTGTTCTTGTTTCTGCCTCCGGAGGAAACAAAGGACCGTTATTATCTTCACTGAGTAACGCATTGCCGTGGATTACGACAGTAGGCTTCAGCACCATCAACAGAGATTTCGCTGCTTTTGTACTACTGGGCAATGGAGCGACATACAGAGGCACCACCACCTACAAAGGAGCAGATAAAAAATTGCATGGGCCGTTGTCTCTGGTTTATGCTTCCTCTACCAACAGCTCAAGGCGTTGTCTTAAAGGAAGCCTCGATCCCAAGATGGTGAAGGGTAAGATAGTGCTGTACGATCAGTTATTAGTCTCTAAGAATCCAGGCGAGTCCAATGCCATGGAGAAAGGGAACGAAGTCGCCAGAGCTGGCGGTGTAGGAATGATTGTTGCAAATGAAGTGCATATCGTATCACAACACCGGATTACCAATCCTAATAAACTGTCCTCTAATAATCTGCTTTCTATGACCCTCAGTTTTAGAGATGGTGAAGGAATAAAATCCTATATCAACAGTACGCTGAATAATGCCACGGCCGCAATGAACATAACAGGCTTGGCTTTTGTTGGGGAAGAAGTAACTGCACCCATGGTCGCTGGGTTTTCTTCTCGGGGACCGAGTATAGCGTATCCACTTATTCTGAAGCCTGATATGATCGCTTCGGGTGTCAAAATTTGGGCAGCCGTGGGAGATGGTTACGAATTTAAGTCAGGGACTTCAATGGCTGCCCCTCACGTGAGCGGCGTTGCAGCGCTGATAAAAGCCGTGCATCCCAACTGGAGCCCTGCCGCCATAAAATCTGCTCTCATGACGTCTTCTTACATTGTTGACAACAAAGGGCAGCCCATTAAGGATTCATATACTATGGAACCAGCCAACCCCTTTGCTATGGGTGCAGGTCATATAGATCCCGAAGCTGCGGTGGATCCTGGGCTTGTCTACGATATGGAAGCCCGAGATTACATCAACTTTCTCTGCTCTCTCAACTACACCAAAAAACAAATTGCTCTACTCACCAATAAGCCCTGCCCCGACTCCAGTTTGGAAGCCACAGATCTGAATTATCCCTCGTTTTCCGTGGTTTTTGAATCAGGTAATCAACCCGTTCAGGTGAAGAGCAGAACAGTCACGTACGTGGGCAGCACTCTGGATGTTGAGTACATAGTGACTGTAAAGAGCCCAAGTGGCGTCAAAATAAGCGTGGAGCCACAGCAATTGAAGTTCACAACACTGAACGAGCAAGCCAAGTACAGCGTGAAGTTTGAAAATGAAGGGACAGCCAAGGATGGCACAGTCGGATTTGGAGAGATAACGTGGAATTCTATCACCAGAGGGAAACAGGTTGTTCGAAGCCCAGTTGTCGTAGTTTTCCAAAGTTCCATCTCGATCCTATCATTGGACCATGCAACTAGTACTACTAGTTATTCTTTTGGTCTGCTGTAG